A portion of the Thunnus maccoyii chromosome 20, fThuMac1.1, whole genome shotgun sequence genome contains these proteins:
- the LOC121886802 gene encoding cartilage matrix protein-like: MDHLLMVLVLLWSSGLQAEDKHQPTGSQCESTAKADIVLLVCESKSTTSEDHENIKSFLTQIVNNFNIGPDKVQIGLVQYSDQSVTEWYLNAHQTKQSLLEAIANLQQRGGHYYNYTGLSAVESEAVSEIVELQQKLDE, from the exons ATGGATCACCTGCTGATGGTGTTGGTGTTGCTGTGGAGTTCAG gactccaggctgaagataaacaccaaccaacag gTTCTCAGTGTGAAAGCACAGCCAAGGCTGACATCGTGCTGTTGGTCTGTGAATCCAAGAGCACCACCTCTGAAGACCATGAAAACATTAAGTCCTTTCTAACTCAAATAGTCAACAACTTCAACATCGGCCCTGACAAAGTCCAGATCG GTCTGGTTCAGTACAGTGACCAATCAGTGACCGAATGGTACCTGAACGCCCACCAGACCAAACAATCCCTGCTGGAGGCCATAGCCAACCTGCAACAGAGAGGAGGACACTACTACAACTACACAG GTCTGTCAGCGGTGGAAAGTGAAGCTGTCAGTGAAATAGTAGAGTTACAACAGAAATTGGATGAATGA